In the genome of Vibrio sp. 16, one region contains:
- a CDS encoding GNAT family N-acetyltransferase — protein sequence MEIRIDDLSGGEVLQLLQEHLQDMYATSPPESVHALDVDALKAPEITFYSGWSGEKLLGCVAIKSLSDQHVELKSMRTSSNARNQGVASGLLEHVIEQAGVKGYKTISLETGSQAFFQPARSLYEKYGFEYCGPFGGYKEDPHSRFMTRPL from the coding sequence ATGGAAATTCGAATTGATGACTTGAGTGGTGGTGAAGTGTTACAACTTTTGCAGGAGCACCTCCAAGATATGTACGCGACGTCACCACCAGAAAGTGTTCATGCATTGGATGTGGATGCGCTTAAAGCGCCTGAAATTACCTTTTATAGTGGGTGGTCCGGTGAAAAACTGCTCGGTTGTGTTGCGATAAAATCACTCAGCGACCAACACGTTGAACTGAAATCGATGAGAACATCGAGCAACGCCCGAAATCAAGGCGTTGCCTCTGGCTTACTGGAACATGTGATAGAGCAAGCGGGCGTGAAGGGATACAAAACCATCAGTTTAGAAACGGGTTCGCAGGCATTCTTTCAACCAGCTCGATCTCTGTATGAGAAATACGGATTTGAGTATTGCGGGCCGTTTGGGGGGTATAAGGAAGATCCTCACAGTCGATTTATGACTCGTCCTCTATAA
- the yghU gene encoding glutathione-dependent disulfide-bond oxidoreductase, producing MTTQYQPPKVWTMDDESGGQWASINRPDSGARHEQTLPVGDNPIQLYSLATPNGQKVTIMLEELLALGVTQAEYDAYIIKIGDGDQFGSDFVSINPNSKIPAMVDRSGDEPINVFESGNILLYLAEKFGHFLPKEVAARTRALNWLFWLQGSAPYLGGGFGHFYVYAPEKFEYPINRFTMEAKRQLDVLDKQLAKTRYLAGDEYTIADIATWPWYGNVVLGHAYDAVEFLQAEGYTNVLRWAKEIEQREAVQRGRVVNRSWGEAWEQVPQRNSAADIDKVLALKPE from the coding sequence ATGACAACTCAGTATCAACCACCAAAAGTTTGGACTATGGACGACGAAAGCGGCGGCCAATGGGCCAGTATTAACCGTCCAGACTCTGGAGCCCGTCACGAACAGACATTGCCTGTGGGCGATAACCCGATTCAACTCTACTCGCTCGCAACTCCTAATGGTCAGAAAGTAACGATCATGCTTGAGGAACTGCTGGCACTTGGCGTGACTCAAGCTGAGTACGACGCTTATATAATCAAGATTGGCGATGGCGATCAGTTTGGTTCCGATTTTGTTTCGATTAACCCCAATTCAAAGATCCCTGCCATGGTGGACCGTTCAGGTGACGAGCCAATTAACGTCTTTGAATCGGGTAACATCTTGCTCTACTTGGCAGAGAAGTTTGGTCACTTTTTACCGAAAGAGGTCGCTGCAAGAACCCGAGCGCTAAACTGGCTATTTTGGTTACAAGGCTCTGCGCCTTATCTTGGTGGCGGTTTCGGTCACTTCTATGTCTACGCCCCAGAAAAGTTTGAATACCCAATCAACCGCTTCACCATGGAAGCAAAACGTCAACTGGATGTGCTAGACAAACAGCTCGCCAAAACGCGCTACCTTGCAGGTGACGAATACACCATCGCGGATATTGCAACATGGCCGTGGTATGGAAACGTTGTACTTGGACATGCCTATGATGCCGTAGAGTTCTTGCAAGCTGAGGGCTACACCAACGTTTTACGCTGGGCAAAAGAGATCGAACAGCGTGAAGCCGTCCAACGAGGTCGAGTAGTCAACCGTTCGTGGGGTGAAGCATGGGAACAAGTACCGCAACGCAACAGCGCTGCTGACATTGACAAAGTACTTGCCCTAAAACCAGAGTAA
- a CDS encoding HAD family hydrolase gives MTASKIKNIVFDIGNVVVRWSPLEIVRLTFGNIDSLEEKARLIFQSPTWLDLNKGLLTESEAKAQYQALLGFTELECERLFYYVKRTQILIHGSVELIQCCKSAGYRVFALTDNVHEIVAHLKETYDFWPLFDGAIVSADLALLKPQPEIYQSLLSHYDLEASETVFIDDMAHNVEGAESVGIQGIQFENAHQCELALLSKGVELSL, from the coding sequence ATGACAGCGAGTAAGATAAAAAATATTGTGTTTGATATCGGCAACGTTGTGGTGCGGTGGTCTCCGCTAGAAATAGTTAGGCTCACTTTTGGAAATATCGATTCGTTGGAAGAGAAAGCGAGGCTGATATTTCAATCGCCGACGTGGTTAGACTTAAATAAAGGTCTATTAACTGAGAGTGAGGCAAAGGCGCAGTATCAAGCATTATTGGGTTTTACAGAGTTAGAGTGTGAGAGATTGTTCTATTATGTCAAGCGCACGCAAATACTGATTCATGGCTCGGTTGAGCTGATTCAATGTTGTAAATCCGCAGGTTACCGCGTGTTTGCTTTGACTGATAATGTCCACGAAATTGTTGCTCACCTTAAAGAAACGTATGATTTTTGGCCACTGTTTGATGGTGCTATCGTTTCAGCGGATCTTGCCTTATTAAAGCCTCAGCCTGAGATTTATCAGTCGCTGCTCTCTCACTATGATTTAGAAGCTTCTGAAACGGTGTTTATTGACGATATGGCACATAACGTTGAAGGAGCAGAGTCCGTTGGCATTCAGGGAATTCAGTTCGAAAATGCGCATCAATGTGAGCTAGCACTACTTTCAAAAGGTGTTGAGTTGTCACTGTAA
- a CDS encoding DUF4336 domain-containing protein, whose amino-acid sequence MKQLAENIWIYDGTTVSFLGFPFKTRMTVIRLATGELWIHSPIKMSPALSEQIAQLGEVKYLIAPNHLHHLFISDWLSAYPQALLFGTDEVIKKRSDLTFEGSLNSSTEALWAGEIEQELFSGSPVMEECVFFHVTSRTLIVTDLVENFSGEDFNYWQRLVARGVGILAPNGKTPLDWRLSFMFGKEDARLHLERLLAWKPQTLVMSHGEIVKQNVGQFLNRSFDWLI is encoded by the coding sequence ATGAAACAATTAGCTGAGAACATTTGGATATATGACGGCACGACCGTATCCTTCTTGGGTTTTCCTTTCAAAACAAGGATGACCGTCATTCGTTTGGCAACTGGCGAGCTTTGGATTCATAGTCCGATCAAAATGTCACCAGCGTTAAGCGAGCAAATAGCACAACTTGGGGAAGTAAAGTATCTGATTGCGCCCAACCATTTACATCATCTCTTTATCTCTGACTGGTTGAGTGCTTACCCTCAAGCGTTGTTATTTGGAACCGATGAGGTCATAAAAAAGCGCTCAGATCTTACCTTCGAAGGATCGCTGAACTCTTCGACAGAAGCGCTTTGGGCAGGGGAAATTGAACAAGAGTTGTTTTCTGGATCGCCTGTTATGGAAGAGTGCGTGTTTTTCCATGTCACTTCGAGAACCTTGATTGTCACGGACTTGGTTGAAAATTTCTCAGGAGAGGATTTTAACTATTGGCAGAGACTGGTTGCGCGAGGTGTCGGCATATTGGCTCCAAACGGAAAAACGCCCTTAGACTGGCGTTTGAGTTTTATGTTTGGGAAAGAAGACGCTCGTCTCCATCTTGAGCGACTGCTTGCGTGGAAGCCCCAAACTCTAGTCATGTCACATGGTGAAATAGTAAAACAAAACGTTGGACAATTTTTAAATCGATCATTCGACTGGCTTATCTAA
- a CDS encoding NAD(P)-dependent oxidoreductase, with translation MDKAVAFIGLGVMGYPMAGYLSKAGYSTKVYNRTFAKAEKWAGEYDGQACETPKQAAEGSDIVFVCVGNDDDVRSVVYGDDGIIAGLKPGAVLVDHTTTSAELAVELAKAAQDSGHQFIDAPVSGGQAGAENGVLTIMCGGDQQVFDRVSPVMDVYAKQISLLGENGQGQRCKMVNQICIGGILQGLSEALLLAQKSGLDIEQVVETLKHGAAGSWQMENRAVTMSQDKFDFGFAIDWMRKDLGFCLKEAERVGLDLPLTRKVDQQYAALQEEGLGRMDTSVLMKAVAKGQSSN, from the coding sequence ATGGATAAAGCAGTCGCTTTTATTGGGTTGGGCGTGATGGGATACCCAATGGCGGGTTATTTAAGTAAGGCTGGGTATTCAACAAAGGTATACAACCGTACGTTTGCCAAAGCTGAAAAGTGGGCAGGCGAATATGATGGCCAAGCGTGTGAGACGCCAAAACAAGCCGCTGAAGGTAGCGACATCGTCTTTGTTTGTGTCGGTAATGATGATGACGTTCGCAGCGTCGTTTACGGTGATGACGGCATTATTGCAGGTCTTAAGCCGGGTGCTGTGCTGGTGGATCACACCACGACCTCGGCAGAACTGGCCGTAGAACTTGCAAAAGCGGCGCAGGATAGCGGTCATCAATTTATCGACGCTCCAGTGTCTGGTGGACAAGCTGGGGCTGAAAACGGTGTGCTAACCATTATGTGTGGCGGCGATCAGCAGGTGTTTGATCGTGTCTCACCGGTGATGGACGTTTACGCAAAGCAAATCAGCCTACTTGGGGAAAACGGACAGGGGCAACGCTGTAAAATGGTCAACCAAATCTGTATTGGCGGTATTTTACAAGGGTTGAGTGAAGCGTTGCTGTTGGCACAAAAATCAGGCTTAGATATTGAACAAGTGGTCGAAACGCTTAAACATGGTGCAGCAGGATCATGGCAGATGGAAAATCGCGCCGTGACAATGTCACAAGATAAGTTTGATTTTGGCTTCGCGATCGACTGGATGCGCAAAGACTTAGGATTCTGCCTGAAAGAAGCAGAGCGCGTTGGGTTGGATTTACCCCTGACGCGCAAAGTTGACCAACAGTACGCAGCCCTACAAGAAGAGGGCTTGGGTCGAATGGATACGTCTGTTTTGATGAAAGCTGTCGCGAAAGGACAGTCTTCAAACTAG
- a CDS encoding NAD-dependent epimerase/dehydratase family protein, translating to MEAVPRTKSVLIAGATGYIGRHVGEGFLYSGYNVFTYNRSGQIACYVSGREVNASELVSCFDVIVNCARPHWLEFSPEDIAQIEFKLLQTLDTFAANNATKIHTSGVWLFGHATSDDLLHFRLQPLKVVEPDVRTINDAIQKQWHIVYCPSLVYGGENCQLQRIVQSWANQSIQVAIPSVGHNQYVHVDDVARFYLLLAQQQTTARQHFIAEPKGYSPKEFANLLLIFQAIRSVEEVSWAQFETNNGSSALEIEKLNLNVPISSLFQAQQSISHYLERRII from the coding sequence ATGGAAGCGGTACCTAGAACCAAGAGCGTGCTCATTGCTGGGGCGACGGGCTATATTGGTCGTCACGTCGGCGAGGGTTTTCTTTATAGCGGCTATAATGTGTTCACTTACAATCGAAGCGGTCAGATAGCTTGCTACGTAAGTGGTAGAGAAGTAAACGCGTCTGAGCTTGTCAGTTGTTTTGATGTCATAGTCAATTGCGCACGTCCACATTGGTTAGAGTTTTCGCCAGAAGACATTGCACAGATAGAGTTCAAACTATTACAAACGTTGGACACGTTTGCTGCGAATAACGCGACAAAAATTCATACCTCAGGTGTCTGGCTGTTTGGCCACGCAACAAGCGATGACCTACTGCACTTTCGGTTGCAGCCACTCAAGGTAGTGGAACCGGACGTCCGAACGATAAACGATGCCATCCAAAAACAATGGCACATCGTTTACTGCCCGAGCCTGGTCTATGGTGGTGAAAACTGTCAACTGCAACGTATTGTGCAATCATGGGCTAACCAATCCATACAGGTTGCAATTCCCTCAGTGGGCCACAATCAATATGTCCACGTCGACGACGTTGCACGATTCTATTTGCTGCTTGCTCAACAACAGACGACTGCAAGACAACATTTTATTGCTGAGCCGAAAGGTTACTCTCCAAAAGAGTTCGCCAATCTTCTATTGATATTTCAAGCAATACGAAGTGTTGAAGAGGTCAGTTGGGCGCAGTTTGAAACCAACAATGGATCCTCGGCGTTAGAAATCGAAAAACTTAACCTTAATGTGCCCATAAGCTCATTGTTTCAAGCTCAACAGTCGATTAGCCACTATCTTGAAAGGCGAATCATATAA
- the katG gene encoding catalase/peroxidase HPI, with the protein MDHKNTQSGGQCPVMHGAATSANSSNVAWWPNALNLDILHQHDHKSNPMDADFSYREALKQLDVDALKLDLKALMTDSQDWWPADWGHYGGLMIRMAWHSAGSYRIGDGRGGAETGNQRFAPLNSWPDNANLDKARRLLWPIKQKYGNKISWADLMILAGNMAYESMGLKTYGFAFGREDIWHPEKDIYWGSEQEWLADSQAKNSRYSGDRDLENPLAAVMMGLIYVNPEGVDGNPDPLKTAADMRTTFARMGMNDEETVALTAGGHTVGKAHGNGDASKLGDDPESADIHEQGLGWNNHESRGVGRDTVTSGIEGAWTTHPTQWDNGFFHLLFSYDWSLTKSPAGAWQWEPDNIKEEDKPVDVEDPSIRHNPMMTDADMALKMDPEYRKISERFYKDPEYFSETFARAWFKLTHRDMGPKSRYFGPDVPAEELIWQDPIPAGRDDYDVNAVKMKIAASGLSVQELVATAWDSARTYRNSDKRGGANGARIRLAPQNQWAANEPERLAKVLAVLEKIAQDAQISVADTLVLAGNLAIEQAALAAGVEVEVPFSPGRGDASAEQTDVDSFAVLEPVADGFRNWQKQHFAVAPEELMLDKAQLLGLTAPEMTVLIGGLRVLGANHSGSQHGVFTHNVGALTNDFFVTLTDMRYRWQPTGRNSYALVDRATNEETWTATRVDLVFGSNSILRAYAEVYAQDDNKEKFVRDFVSAWAKVMNADRFDVK; encoded by the coding sequence ATGGACCATAAAAATACTCAATCCGGCGGCCAATGCCCTGTCATGCATGGCGCTGCAACGTCAGCCAACTCTTCCAATGTCGCTTGGTGGCCAAACGCACTCAACCTAGATATCTTGCACCAACACGATCACAAGTCGAACCCAATGGACGCCGACTTTAGCTACCGCGAAGCGCTAAAACAGCTCGATGTTGACGCATTAAAGCTCGACCTTAAAGCACTAATGACCGACAGCCAAGATTGGTGGCCAGCGGATTGGGGTCACTATGGCGGCCTTATGATTCGCATGGCGTGGCACTCTGCGGGTTCTTATCGTATTGGCGATGGTCGCGGCGGTGCTGAAACCGGTAACCAACGTTTTGCTCCTCTTAATTCCTGGCCAGACAATGCCAACCTTGACAAAGCTCGACGCTTACTTTGGCCTATCAAGCAGAAATACGGCAACAAAATCAGTTGGGCAGACCTTATGATCCTTGCGGGCAACATGGCCTATGAATCAATGGGACTCAAAACCTACGGGTTTGCTTTCGGCCGCGAAGATATTTGGCATCCAGAGAAAGACATTTACTGGGGTTCAGAGCAAGAGTGGCTAGCAGACAGCCAAGCCAAAAACAGCCGCTACTCCGGTGATAGAGATCTAGAAAACCCATTGGCCGCGGTCATGATGGGCCTAATCTATGTGAACCCTGAAGGTGTGGATGGCAACCCAGATCCACTTAAAACGGCAGCAGACATGCGAACCACTTTCGCACGTATGGGTATGAACGATGAGGAAACCGTCGCCTTAACCGCAGGCGGTCACACGGTGGGCAAAGCGCACGGCAATGGTGATGCAAGCAAGCTGGGTGACGATCCTGAAAGCGCAGACATTCATGAGCAAGGTTTAGGCTGGAACAACCACGAGTCAAGAGGCGTGGGCCGTGACACAGTGACAAGTGGTATTGAAGGTGCTTGGACAACGCATCCAACTCAATGGGACAACGGTTTCTTCCACCTGCTGTTTAGCTATGATTGGTCACTAACTAAAAGTCCTGCTGGTGCATGGCAGTGGGAACCGGACAATATCAAAGAAGAAGATAAACCTGTAGATGTTGAGGATCCATCGATTCGTCATAATCCTATGATGACCGATGCTGATATGGCGCTCAAAATGGATCCTGAGTATCGCAAGATTTCTGAGCGTTTCTACAAGGATCCAGAGTACTTCTCAGAGACGTTTGCTCGCGCTTGGTTCAAGCTGACTCACCGTGATATGGGACCAAAAAGCCGTTACTTTGGCCCAGATGTTCCAGCTGAAGAGCTAATTTGGCAAGACCCGATTCCAGCTGGTCGAGACGATTACGACGTGAATGCAGTTAAGATGAAAATCGCAGCAAGCGGACTTAGCGTCCAAGAATTGGTCGCAACGGCTTGGGATAGCGCACGTACCTACCGCAATTCCGATAAGCGTGGTGGTGCCAACGGTGCACGTATTCGACTCGCGCCACAGAATCAATGGGCAGCCAACGAACCAGAACGTTTAGCGAAAGTGTTGGCTGTACTCGAGAAGATCGCCCAAGACGCGCAAATAAGTGTCGCTGACACCCTAGTTCTGGCGGGTAACCTTGCCATTGAGCAAGCCGCTCTTGCTGCTGGCGTTGAAGTGGAAGTGCCATTTTCACCAGGTCGAGGAGACGCCTCTGCTGAGCAAACTGACGTCGATTCTTTCGCGGTACTTGAGCCTGTTGCTGACGGCTTTAGAAACTGGCAGAAGCAGCACTTTGCCGTCGCGCCAGAAGAGCTGATGCTCGATAAAGCGCAACTTCTAGGATTAACGGCGCCTGAGATGACGGTGCTGATCGGAGGCCTTCGCGTACTAGGCGCTAACCATAGTGGCTCACAGCACGGTGTGTTTACCCATAACGTCGGCGCGCTAACTAACGATTTCTTCGTGACGTTAACCGACATGCGTTACCGCTGGCAGCCAACTGGACGTAACTCTTACGCTTTGGTTGATCGCGCGACAAATGAGGAAACCTGGACAGCAACACGCGTTGATCTAGTGTTTGGTTCAAACTCTATCTTGCGCGCCTATGCGGAAGTCTACGCTCAAGACGACAACAAAGAGAAGTTTGTTCGCGATTTTGTCTCGGCGTGGGCAAAAGTGATGAACGCCGACCGATTCGATGTGAAGTAA
- a CDS encoding DUF1428 domain-containing protein, with amino-acid sequence MSYVDGFIAAVPKGNKQKYIVHAEIAAQMFKEYGALQVVEAWEDDVPEGEVTSFPMAVDRKPDEVVVFSWVIWPSRSRRDEAWERITKDPRMSPEHNPMPFDGKRIIYGGFTIIVES; translated from the coding sequence ATGTCTTATGTCGATGGATTTATTGCGGCGGTGCCGAAGGGAAACAAGCAAAAATACATAGTGCATGCCGAGATCGCTGCACAAATGTTCAAGGAGTACGGAGCGCTGCAAGTGGTTGAAGCGTGGGAAGATGACGTGCCTGAGGGTGAAGTAACGTCTTTTCCTATGGCAGTTGACCGAAAACCCGATGAAGTCGTTGTCTTCTCATGGGTTATCTGGCCATCACGAAGTCGACGAGACGAAGCATGGGAGAGGATCACCAAAGACCCAAGAATGAGTCCAGAACACAACCCCATGCCTTTTGATGGAAAACGTATTATCTATGGCGGTTTTACAATCATCGTTGAAAGCTGA
- a CDS encoding HAD family hydrolase, with product MKFQAAIFDMDGLLLDTERVCMRVFKQACETLQLPFHEAVYLSIIGRNSAGIEKIFRDAYGEDYDALHAEWRVNYDAIVKHQAIPVKDGVIELLEWLKANNIPAAVATSTHKEVAEAKLRLAGLDKYFKSLTCGCEVTHGKPDPEIYLLAAKRLGIEANQCVAFEDSNNGVRSAVSANMTTFQIPDLVEPCDEVRALGHKIVNSLHDALAELKK from the coding sequence ATGAAATTTCAAGCCGCTATCTTCGATATGGATGGTCTTCTGCTCGATACAGAGCGTGTCTGTATGCGCGTATTCAAGCAAGCATGCGAGACTTTACAACTGCCGTTTCACGAAGCCGTCTACCTGTCCATTATTGGCCGCAACTCTGCCGGTATCGAGAAGATATTCCGCGATGCGTATGGCGAAGATTACGATGCTCTCCACGCTGAATGGCGAGTAAACTACGATGCCATTGTTAAACATCAGGCCATTCCAGTTAAAGATGGCGTGATCGAACTACTCGAGTGGTTAAAAGCAAACAATATTCCCGCCGCAGTCGCAACCTCAACTCACAAAGAGGTTGCCGAAGCCAAACTGCGTCTTGCAGGATTGGACAAGTACTTTAAAAGCCTCACCTGTGGCTGTGAAGTGACTCATGGCAAACCCGATCCAGAGATCTATCTTCTTGCCGCCAAGCGTTTAGGCATCGAGGCAAATCAGTGTGTGGCGTTTGAAGATTCAAACAATGGCGTTCGCAGCGCGGTGTCCGCCAATATGACTACGTTTCAAATTCCAGATTTAGTTGAACCATGTGACGAAGTTCGAGCGCTTGGGCACAAAATCGTAAATAGCCTGCACGATGCGTTAGCCGAACTGAAAAAGTAA